From the genome of Duffyella gerundensis, one region includes:
- the uspA gene encoding universal stress protein UspA produces MAYKHILIAVDLSPESKLLVDKAVSLARPYDAKVSLIHVDVNYSDLYTGLIDVNLGDMQKRISEETHNALTELSQSAGYPLSETLSGSGDLGQVLVEAIKKYDIDLVVCGHHQDFWSKLMSSARQLINTVHIDMLIVPLSDEDDDNE; encoded by the coding sequence ATGGCTTATAAACATATCCTGATTGCGGTCGATCTTTCCCCGGAAAGTAAGCTGCTGGTCGATAAAGCGGTCTCACTGGCACGCCCTTACGATGCCAAAGTGTCACTGATTCATGTGGATGTGAACTATTCCGACCTCTATACCGGGCTGATTGACGTCAACCTCGGTGACATGCAAAAGCGCATCTCTGAAGAGACGCACAACGCGCTAACCGAACTGTCGCAGAGCGCCGGATATCCACTCAGCGAAACGCTGAGCGGCAGCGGTGATCTCGGCCAGGTGCTGGTTGAAGCGATCAAAAAGTACGATATCGATTTGGTGGTCTGCGGCCATCATCAGGATTTCTGGAGCAAGCTGATGTCCTCAGCACGCCAGCTGATCAACACCGTCCATATCGACATGCTGATTGTGCCGCTGAGCGATGAAGACGACGACAACGAGTAA
- a CDS encoding VOC family protein, translated as MNSHSVSPDSIRDAFSKAMSAMYQQEVPQYGTLLQIVCEVNAHYLQQYPDTFTPDNPLAVNRLEVERHGAIRLGSAAELATMRRLFAVMGMYPVSYYDLSAAGVPVHSTAFRAVDEAALLYNPFRVFTSLLRLDLIDDLSLREQASQILAQRDIFSPRTRALIAVAERDGGLTAAQAEEFVSEALKTFKWHSDAQVDLATYEALLNHHRLIADVVSFKGPHINHLTPRTLDIDRVQACMPDYHITPKEVIEGPPRRQVPILLRQTSFKALSETITFTDAAAGKHTARFGEIEQRGLALTPAGRALYDRLLQDDADFSAFPDDIAAIRQQQLGYFRYTLQPGATVPAGATIAQLESLIDTDVVRVTPIIYEDFLPVSAAGIFQSNLGSERGKVSKGNPNKQAFEQALGCAVLDEFTLYQQIEDRSLAALFAAR; from the coding sequence ATGAATTCGCACTCTGTTTCTCCCGATAGCATCCGCGACGCTTTCTCAAAGGCGATGTCGGCCATGTATCAGCAGGAGGTGCCGCAATATGGCACGTTGCTGCAGATCGTCTGTGAGGTGAACGCGCACTATCTTCAGCAGTATCCCGATACCTTTACGCCGGACAATCCGCTGGCGGTTAACCGGCTGGAGGTGGAGCGTCACGGGGCCATTCGCCTTGGCAGCGCCGCCGAGCTGGCGACCATGCGGCGGCTGTTTGCCGTCATGGGCATGTATCCGGTGAGCTACTATGACCTCTCCGCGGCGGGCGTACCGGTGCACTCCACTGCGTTTCGCGCCGTGGATGAAGCGGCGTTGTTGTACAATCCGTTTCGCGTGTTTACCTCGCTGTTGCGGCTGGATCTGATCGACGATCTGTCGCTGCGCGAACAGGCGAGCCAGATTCTGGCGCAGCGCGATATTTTCAGCCCGCGTACCCGCGCGTTGATCGCCGTGGCAGAGCGCGACGGCGGGCTAACCGCTGCGCAGGCAGAAGAATTTGTCTCCGAGGCGCTGAAAACCTTTAAGTGGCACAGCGATGCGCAGGTCGATCTGGCAACCTACGAGGCGTTGCTCAATCATCACCGGCTGATTGCCGACGTGGTGAGCTTCAAAGGGCCGCACATCAACCATCTGACGCCGCGCACGCTGGATATCGACCGTGTGCAGGCGTGCATGCCCGATTATCACATCACGCCGAAAGAGGTGATTGAAGGTCCGCCGCGCCGTCAGGTGCCCATCCTGCTGCGGCAAACCAGCTTTAAAGCGCTGAGCGAGACAATCACCTTTACCGACGCCGCTGCAGGTAAACACACCGCGCGCTTTGGCGAGATTGAGCAGCGCGGGCTGGCGCTGACGCCCGCCGGGCGTGCGCTCTACGATCGGTTGCTGCAGGATGATGCCGATTTCAGCGCCTTCCCGGACGACATTGCCGCCATTCGCCAGCAGCAGCTCGGCTATTTCCGCTATACGCTGCAGCCGGGCGCCACGGTGCCTGCCGGTGCCACGATCGCGCAGCTTGAATCGCTGATCGACACAGATGTGGTGCGCGTGACGCCGATTATCTATGAGGATTTTTTGCCGGTCAGCGCCGCCGGTATTTTTCAGTCGAACCTCGGCAGCGAGCGCGGCAAAGTCAGCAAGGGCAACCCGAATAAACAGGCGTTTGAGCAGGCGCTGGGCTGCGCGGTGCTGGATGAATTTACGCTCTATCAGCAGATCGAGGATCGCTCGCTTGCCGCGCTGTTTGCCGCGAGATAA
- a CDS encoding 23S rRNA (adenine(2030)-N(6))-methyltransferase RlmJ, producing the protein MLSYRHSYHAGNHADVLKHTVQSLIITALKEKDKPFLYLDTHAGAGRYLLNSPHAERTGEYHEGIARIWQQPDAPALLTPYINSVKDLNPGGNLRYYPGSPLIARYLLREMDKLHMTELHSSDYPMLRNEFQKDSRARTERADGYQQLKSKLPPLSRRGFILIDPPYEMKSDYQAVVKGIHEGHKRFGTGVFALWYPVVLRQQIKRMLAELQATGIRNILQIELAVRPDSDQRGMTASGMIVINPPWKLEQQMRDVLPWLHKTLVPAGTGHAVVNVIVPE; encoded by the coding sequence ATGCTGAGTTATCGCCACAGTTACCACGCCGGCAACCATGCCGACGTGCTCAAGCACACCGTGCAAAGCCTGATTATTACCGCCCTGAAAGAGAAGGATAAGCCTTTCCTTTACCTCGATACCCATGCGGGCGCGGGCCGCTACCTGCTCAACAGCCCACACGCTGAGCGCACCGGTGAATACCATGAAGGGATTGCGCGCATCTGGCAGCAGCCCGATGCACCGGCGCTGCTGACGCCCTATATCAACAGCGTGAAGGATCTGAATCCCGGTGGCAATCTGCGTTACTACCCGGGTTCGCCGCTGATCGCGCGTTATCTGCTGCGTGAAATGGATAAGCTGCATATGACAGAACTGCACTCCAGCGATTATCCGATGCTGCGCAACGAGTTCCAGAAAGACAGCCGTGCGCGCACCGAACGTGCTGATGGTTATCAGCAGTTGAAATCGAAGCTGCCGCCGCTGTCACGTCGCGGTTTTATTCTGATCGATCCGCCTTATGAGATGAAAAGCGATTATCAGGCGGTAGTGAAAGGCATTCATGAAGGCCACAAGCGTTTTGGTACCGGCGTGTTTGCGCTCTGGTATCCGGTGGTGCTGCGCCAGCAAATTAAACGCATGCTGGCTGAACTGCAGGCCACCGGCATTCGCAATATCCTACAAATTGAGCTGGCGGTGCGCCCTGACAGCGATCAGCGCGGCATGACCGCTTCCGGCATGATTGTGATCAATCCGCCGTGGAAGCTGGAACAGCAGATGCGCGACGTCCTGCCGTGGCTGCACAAAACGCTGGTGCCGGCCGGCACCGGCCACGCGGTGGTCAACGTGATCGTGCCGGAATAA
- the rsmJ gene encoding 16S rRNA (guanine(1516)-N(2))-methyltransferase RsmJ — translation MKICLIDESGAGDGALSVLASRWQLEHDENAMMALVMTPERLELRKRDEPKLGGIYVDFVSGAMAHRRRFGGGRGEAVAKAVGIKGNYLPDVVDATAGLGRDAFVLAALGCRVRMLERHPVVAALLDDGLSRGYRDAEIGGWLRDRLTLLHASSLAALATLQPKPDVVYLDPMYPHRQKSAMVKKEMRVFQTLVGADDDADGLLEPARRLAKKRIVVKRPDYAPPLAGIATQSAVETKSHRFDIYPPLVENP, via the coding sequence GTGAAAATCTGTTTGATAGATGAATCGGGCGCCGGAGACGGCGCCTTATCTGTTTTAGCGAGCCGCTGGCAGCTGGAGCACGATGAGAATGCCATGATGGCGCTGGTGATGACGCCTGAGCGGCTGGAACTGCGCAAACGCGATGAGCCAAAGCTTGGCGGCATCTATGTCGACTTTGTTTCTGGCGCGATGGCGCACCGGCGGCGCTTTGGCGGCGGACGTGGCGAAGCGGTCGCAAAAGCGGTCGGCATCAAAGGTAACTATTTGCCCGACGTAGTTGACGCCACTGCGGGCCTGGGCCGCGACGCCTTTGTGCTGGCGGCGCTGGGTTGCCGGGTGCGCATGCTGGAGCGGCATCCGGTGGTGGCCGCTTTGCTGGACGACGGGCTGTCGCGCGGGTATCGCGATGCTGAGATTGGTGGCTGGCTGCGCGATCGGCTGACGCTGCTGCACGCTTCAAGCCTGGCGGCGCTGGCAACGTTGCAGCCTAAACCAGACGTAGTCTATCTCGATCCAATGTATCCACACCGGCAGAAAAGCGCGATGGTGAAGAAAGAGATGCGCGTTTTTCAGACGCTGGTTGGCGCTGATGATGACGCCGATGGTCTGCTGGAACCCGCACGTCGGCTGGCGAAAAAACGCATCGTGGTGAAGCGGCCTGACTATGCGCCGCCCCTGGCGGGCATCGCCACGCAGTCAGCGGTGGAGACCAAAAGCCACCGTTTTGATATCTATCCGCCACTGGTGGAAAACCCATAA
- the ahr gene encoding NADPH-dependent aldehyde reductase Ahr: protein MKIKSYAAMQAGQALELYEYDAAELAAEEVEVEVEYCGVCHSDLSMIDNEWGISQFPVIAGHEVIGRVSALGDAAKSKGLKVGQRVGIGWTAKSCQHCDACINGEQVNCQQGSTPTIMNKGGFAEKLRADWQWVIPLPEKLDVASAGPLLCGGITVFKPLLMSNITATSRVGVIGIGGLGHIAIKILHAMGAEVVAFSSTPDKKQSILDMGADEVVNSRDAEALKQQAGRFDLILSTVAVDLDWKPYFAALAPKGKFHTVGAVMKPFQVGAFDLIMGDKAVTGSSTGSPGQLRSLLRLASRADIAPQVEFFPMSEINKALEHVRAGKANYRVVLKADF from the coding sequence ATGAAAATTAAAAGCTATGCTGCCATGCAGGCGGGCCAGGCGCTCGAACTTTACGAATATGACGCGGCTGAATTGGCCGCTGAAGAAGTCGAAGTGGAAGTGGAATACTGTGGCGTGTGCCACTCCGACCTGTCGATGATCGATAACGAATGGGGCATTTCTCAGTTCCCGGTTATCGCCGGACACGAAGTGATTGGCCGGGTTTCTGCACTGGGCGATGCCGCAAAAAGCAAAGGCCTGAAAGTGGGCCAGCGCGTGGGCATTGGCTGGACCGCGAAAAGCTGTCAGCACTGCGACGCCTGTATCAACGGTGAGCAGGTAAACTGCCAGCAGGGCAGCACGCCGACCATCATGAACAAAGGCGGTTTTGCCGAGAAGCTGCGCGCCGACTGGCAGTGGGTCATTCCGCTGCCGGAAAAACTGGACGTGGCCTCTGCTGGCCCGCTGCTGTGCGGCGGTATCACCGTGTTCAAACCGCTGCTGATGAGCAACATCACCGCGACCAGCCGCGTAGGTGTGATCGGCATTGGTGGCCTGGGCCACATCGCGATCAAAATTCTGCACGCCATGGGCGCTGAAGTGGTGGCATTTAGCTCCACGCCGGATAAAAAGCAGTCGATTCTCGATATGGGCGCCGACGAAGTGGTTAACAGCCGCGATGCAGAAGCGCTGAAGCAGCAGGCGGGCCGTTTTGACCTGATTCTCAGCACCGTTGCGGTCGATCTCGACTGGAAACCGTACTTTGCGGCGCTGGCGCCAAAAGGCAAGTTCCATACCGTGGGTGCGGTGATGAAGCCGTTCCAGGTTGGCGCATTTGACCTGATCATGGGCGATAAAGCGGTCACCGGCTCTTCTACCGGCTCGCCAGGCCAGTTGCGTTCACTGCTGCGCCTCGCCTCGCGTGCTGACATTGCACCACAGGTTGAGTTTTTCCCGATGTCAGAGATCAACAAGGCGCTTGAGCACGTGCGCGCCGGTAAAGCCAATTACCGCGTGGTTCTCAAAGCTGATTTTTAA
- the rnz gene encoding ribonuclease Z, which yields MQLTFLGTCAGTPSLQRNVTAIALTFSQRGDTWLFDCGEATQHQYMRSALKPGKLEKIFITHLHGDHVFGLPGLLTSRSMGGSMTPLAIYGPPGIQEFVETTLRLSGSFVTFPMTIHEIGAGLVLDDGEFTVTAYPMAHVIECYGYRIQQHDKPGWLDAERLKADGIPSGWWMQRLKRGETVTLKDGRVVDGSAYLGPATPGKAIAIFGDTGPTPDALALAANVDVMVHETTLEHAMAEKANSRGHSTTIQTATVAKEAGAKRLIATHFSSRYSFQQMALLLAECQSVFPNTELARDFAVFDI from the coding sequence ATGCAACTGACTTTTCTTGGAACCTGCGCGGGCACGCCCAGCCTGCAAAGGAACGTTACCGCCATTGCGCTCACGTTTTCGCAGCGCGGCGATACCTGGCTGTTTGACTGCGGCGAGGCGACGCAGCATCAATATATGCGCAGCGCGCTAAAGCCGGGCAAGCTGGAAAAAATCTTTATTACGCACCTGCACGGCGATCACGTTTTTGGCCTGCCGGGTTTGCTGACCAGCCGCTCGATGGGCGGCTCGATGACACCGCTGGCGATCTATGGTCCGCCGGGCATTCAGGAGTTTGTGGAAACCACACTGCGGCTCAGCGGCTCGTTTGTCACCTTTCCCATGACCATTCATGAAATTGGTGCCGGGCTGGTGCTGGACGATGGGGAATTCACCGTTACCGCTTATCCGATGGCGCATGTGATCGAATGCTACGGCTATCGCATTCAGCAGCACGACAAGCCGGGCTGGCTCGATGCAGAAAGGTTAAAAGCCGATGGCATACCGAGCGGCTGGTGGATGCAGCGTTTGAAACGCGGCGAAACGGTGACGTTGAAGGATGGCCGCGTGGTGGATGGCAGCGCCTATCTTGGCCCCGCCACGCCGGGCAAGGCGATCGCCATTTTTGGCGATACCGGTCCTACGCCGGATGCACTGGCGCTGGCGGCGAATGTGGATGTGATGGTGCATGAAACCACGCTGGAGCACGCGATGGCAGAGAAGGCCAATAGCCGTGGCCATTCAACGACCATTCAGACGGCGACGGTGGCAAAAGAGGCGGGGGCGAAACGGCTGATCGCCACCCATTTCAGCTCGCGCTACAGCTTTCAACAGATGGCGTTACTGCTGGCGGAATGCCAGTCGGTGTTTCCCAACACCGAGCTGGCGCGCGATTTTGCGGTATTTGATATTTAG
- the uspB gene encoding universal stress protein UspB: MISTIALFWALCVICLINMARYFSSLRALLFVLRGCDPLLYQYVDGAGFFTSHGQPSKQVRLVRYIWAQRYRDHHDEEFIRRCERVRRQFLLTSALCGLVFVSLIGLAIWH; the protein is encoded by the coding sequence ATGATCAGCACCATCGCGCTTTTCTGGGCTTTATGTGTAATTTGCTTAATTAACATGGCACGTTATTTCTCCTCTCTGCGCGCGCTCTTATTCGTGCTGCGCGGGTGCGATCCTTTGCTGTATCAATATGTTGATGGCGCCGGATTTTTCACCTCTCATGGGCAGCCGAGTAAGCAGGTACGGCTGGTGCGCTATATCTGGGCGCAGCGTTACCGCGATCATCATGATGAAGAGTTTATTCGTCGCTGTGAGCGGGTGCGTCGGCAGTTCTTGCTGACCAGCGCGCTATGCGGCCTGGTATTTGTCAGCCTGATTGGTCTGGCGATCTGGCATTAG
- the pitA gene encoding inorganic phosphate transporter PitA, with product MLHLFAGLDYTTGLLLVLALLFVLFYEAINGFHDTANAVATVIYTRAMRAQLAVVMAGVFNFFGVLLGGLSVAYAIVHMLPTDLLLNVGSAHGLAMVFSMLLAAIIWNLGTWYLGLPASSSHTLIGAIIGIGLTNALMTGSSVVDALNIPKVINIFASLILSPIVGLIIAGGLIFLLRRYWSNTKKRSRIHMTPADREKIDGKKKPPFWTRIALIVSAIGVSYSHGANDGQKGIGLIMLVLIGVAPAGFVVNMNASGYDITRTRDAVNHLQQYYQQHDQALTHIIAMAPPAVPTPEEIPSGPQEFHCDSARALVAVQRAQGLLTNLQSYDQLSVDQRSQMRRLLLCISDTADKAAKLPETSPDDRRFLNKLKSDLLSSIEYAPIWIIVAVALALGTGTMIGWRRVATTIGEKIGKKGMTYAQGMSAQVTAALSIGVASYTGMPVSTTHILSSSVAGTMLVDGGGLQSRTIKNIAMAWIFTLPVCIVLSGSLYWIALKLI from the coding sequence ATGCTACATCTGTTTGCTGGTCTCGATTACACTACCGGCCTGTTACTGGTTCTTGCTCTGCTGTTTGTATTGTTTTATGAGGCAATCAACGGCTTCCATGATACCGCTAACGCGGTGGCGACTGTGATCTATACGCGAGCAATGCGTGCGCAGCTGGCCGTCGTCATGGCGGGTGTCTTCAATTTCTTTGGCGTGCTGTTGGGTGGCTTGAGCGTGGCGTATGCCATTGTGCATATGTTGCCCACCGATTTGCTATTGAATGTCGGTTCTGCGCATGGCCTGGCGATGGTGTTCTCCATGCTGTTGGCCGCTATCATCTGGAACCTGGGTACCTGGTATCTCGGTTTGCCTGCATCAAGTTCGCATACGTTAATCGGCGCCATTATCGGCATCGGCCTGACGAATGCATTGATGACCGGCTCTTCCGTGGTAGATGCGCTGAATATCCCTAAAGTTATCAATATCTTTGCTTCGCTGATTCTCTCGCCGATTGTTGGCCTGATCATCGCTGGCGGCCTGATTTTTCTGCTGCGCCGCTACTGGAGCAATACCAAAAAACGTTCGCGTATCCATATGACGCCAGCTGACCGTGAAAAGATCGATGGCAAGAAAAAGCCGCCGTTCTGGACCCGTATCGCGCTGATCGTTTCGGCCATTGGCGTCAGCTATTCGCATGGCGCTAACGATGGTCAGAAAGGCATTGGCCTGATTATGCTGGTGTTAATTGGCGTTGCGCCTGCGGGCTTCGTGGTTAACATGAACGCTTCTGGCTATGACATCACGCGTACCCGCGATGCGGTTAACCACCTGCAGCAATATTATCAGCAGCACGATCAGGCACTGACGCACATCATTGCGATGGCGCCACCTGCGGTACCGACGCCGGAAGAGATTCCGTCTGGTCCACAGGAGTTTCATTGCGATAGCGCCCGCGCGCTGGTTGCGGTGCAACGTGCGCAAGGCCTGCTGACCAATCTGCAAAGCTACGATCAGCTGTCAGTTGATCAGCGCAGTCAGATGCGTCGTTTGCTGCTGTGCATCTCCGATACGGCGGACAAAGCCGCTAAGCTGCCGGAAACCAGCCCGGACGATCGCCGCTTCCTCAATAAGCTGAAAAGCGATTTGTTGAGCAGCATCGAATATGCGCCGATCTGGATTATCGTGGCGGTTGCGCTGGCGTTAGGCACAGGCACCATGATTGGCTGGCGTCGTGTGGCGACCACCATCGGTGAAAAAATCGGTAAGAAAGGCATGACCTATGCGCAGGGCATGTCGGCTCAGGTCACTGCCGCGCTGTCGATTGGCGTCGCCAGTTACACCGGTATGCCAGTTTCAACCACGCACATTCTCTCCTCTTCGGTGGCGGGAACCATGCTGGTTGATGGCGGTGGCTTGCAGAGCCGTACCATTAAGAATATCGCGATGGCATGGATCTTTACCCTGCCGGTTTGTATCGTGCTGTCCGGTTCACTTTACTGGATTGCGCTCAAGCTGATTTAA
- the prlC gene encoding oligopeptidase A: MTNPLLQSFTLPPFSDIKPEHVVPAVTAALDECRQMVEKVVAQGAPYTWDNLVQPLAEVDDRLGRIFSPVSHLNSVKNSPELREVYEQTLPLLSEYGTWVGQHEGLYQAYRNLKEGEHYATLSLAQKKAVDNALRDFELSGIGLSKEKQKRYGEIAARLSELGSTYSNNVLDATMGWSKLITDVSELSGMPESALDAAKAQAEAKEQQGWLLTLDIPSYLPVMTYCDNQALREEMYRAYATRASDQGPNAGKWDNSEVMAEELALRHELAQLLGFDSYADKSLATKMAENPAQVTDFLTDLAKRARPQAEKELAQLQAFAQKEHGISELQPWDLTYYGEKQKQHLYTISDEQLRPYFPEERAVNGLFEVVKRIYGITAKERKDVDVYHPDVRFFDLFDESGELRGSFYLDLYARENKRGGAWMDDCVGMMRLADGSLQKPVAYLTCNFNRPLNGKPALFTHDEVTTLFHEFGHGLHHMLTGIDTPGVSGISGVPWDAVELPSQFMENWCWEPEALAFISGHYETGEPLPQALLDKMLAAKNYQAALFILRQLEFGLFDFRLHAEFDPAKGAQILEMLKAIKKLVAVVPSPEWGRFPHAFSHIFAGGYAAGYYSYLWADVLAADAYSRFREEGIFNRETGQSFLDNILTRGGSEEPMELFKRFRGREPQLDAMLDHYGIEG, from the coding sequence ATGACCAATCCGTTACTCCAATCATTTACGCTTCCCCCTTTTTCTGACATCAAGCCTGAACACGTTGTGCCTGCGGTCACCGCTGCGCTGGATGAGTGTCGCCAGATGGTTGAAAAAGTGGTGGCGCAGGGCGCTCCTTATACCTGGGATAATCTGGTTCAGCCGCTGGCTGAAGTCGACGATCGCCTGGGACGTATTTTCTCACCGGTAAGCCACCTTAATTCGGTAAAAAACAGCCCGGAGCTGCGTGAAGTCTACGAACAAACGCTGCCGCTGCTGTCAGAATATGGCACCTGGGTGGGCCAGCACGAAGGGCTGTATCAGGCGTATCGCAATCTGAAAGAGGGCGAGCATTACGCGACGCTGAGCCTGGCGCAGAAAAAAGCGGTGGATAATGCCCTGCGCGATTTTGAGCTTTCGGGCATCGGCCTGTCGAAAGAGAAACAAAAACGCTATGGCGAAATCGCCGCGCGCCTGTCTGAACTGGGTTCGACTTACAGCAATAATGTGCTGGATGCGACCATGGGCTGGAGCAAGCTGATCACCGACGTTAGTGAACTCTCCGGCATGCCAGAAAGCGCGCTGGATGCGGCGAAGGCGCAGGCCGAAGCGAAAGAACAACAGGGCTGGCTGCTGACGCTGGATATTCCCAGCTATCTGCCGGTGATGACCTACTGCGACAACCAGGCGCTGCGTGAAGAGATGTACCGCGCCTATGCGACGCGCGCCTCGGATCAAGGACCCAATGCCGGTAAGTGGGATAACAGTGAAGTAATGGCGGAAGAGCTGGCGCTGCGTCATGAGCTGGCACAGCTGCTGGGCTTCGACTCCTACGCCGACAAATCGCTGGCGACCAAAATGGCGGAAAATCCGGCGCAGGTGACCGATTTTCTGACCGACCTGGCAAAGCGTGCCCGTCCACAGGCGGAGAAAGAGCTGGCTCAGCTACAGGCCTTTGCGCAAAAAGAGCACGGCATCAGTGAGCTGCAGCCGTGGGATCTGACCTATTACGGCGAAAAACAGAAACAGCATCTCTACACCATCAGTGATGAGCAGCTGCGACCTTACTTCCCGGAAGAGCGCGCGGTAAACGGCCTGTTTGAAGTGGTGAAACGCATTTATGGCATCACCGCGAAAGAGCGCAAAGATGTCGATGTTTATCATCCTGACGTGCGTTTCTTCGACCTGTTTGATGAGAGCGGCGAGCTGCGCGGCAGCTTCTATCTCGATCTCTACGCCCGTGAAAACAAACGCGGTGGCGCGTGGATGGATGACTGCGTTGGCATGATGCGCCTGGCTGACGGCTCGCTGCAAAAGCCGGTCGCCTACTTAACCTGTAACTTCAATCGTCCGCTGAACGGCAAACCGGCGCTGTTCACCCACGATGAAGTCACCACGCTGTTCCATGAGTTTGGTCATGGCCTGCATCATATGCTGACCGGCATCGACACGCCGGGCGTCTCTGGCATCAGCGGTGTGCCGTGGGATGCGGTTGAGCTGCCAAGCCAGTTCATGGAGAACTGGTGCTGGGAGCCAGAAGCGCTGGCCTTTATCTCCGGTCATTACGAAACCGGCGAGCCGTTGCCACAGGCGCTGCTCGACAAAATGCTGGCGGCGAAAAACTACCAGGCGGCGCTGTTTATCCTGCGTCAGCTGGAGTTCGGCCTGTTTGATTTCCGCCTGCATGCCGAGTTCGATCCGGCAAAAGGCGCGCAGATTCTGGAGATGCTGAAAGCGATCAAGAAGCTGGTGGCCGTGGTACCGAGCCCGGAATGGGGCCGTTTCCCACACGCGTTCAGCCACATCTTTGCCGGTGGTTACGCGGCGGGTTACTACAGTTATCTCTGGGCCGACGTGCTGGCGGCAGATGCTTACTCCCGCTTCCGCGAAGAGGGCATTTTCAACCGCGAAACTGGTCAGTCGTTCCTCGATAACATCCTGACGCGCGGCGGTTCCGAAGAGCCAATGGAGCTGTTCAAACGCTTCCGTGGTCGCGAGCCGCAGCTTGATGCGATGCTGGATCATTACGGTATCGAAGGATAA
- the gorA gene encoding glutathione-disulfide reductase, translating to MTRHYDYLAIGGGSGGIASINRAAMHGQKCALIEAKELGGTCVNVGCVPKKVMWHAAQIAEAIHQYGPDYGFDTTVNHFSWETLVKNRTAYIDRIHTSYDNVLGKNNVDVIRGFARFVDAHTVEVNGEQITADHILIATGGRPSRPTIPGAEHGIDSDGFFELTALPKRTAVIGAGYIAVELAGVVNALGSETHLFVRKHAPLRSFDPLIVETLVEVMNAEGPTLHTNSTPKAVVKNSDGSLTLQLEGGQNFTVDCLVWAIGREPMTDNLNLEASGVAVNEKGYISVDKYQNTSVPGIYAVGDNTGAIELTPVAVAAGRRLSERLFNNKPDEHLDYSNVPTVVFSHPPIGTVGLSEPQAREQYGDDEVKVYKSAFTAMYTAVTQHRQPCRMKLVCVGKEEKIVGIHGIGYGMDEMLQGFAVALKMGATKRDFDNTVAIHPTGAEEFVTMR from the coding sequence ATGACCAGACATTATGACTACCTTGCGATTGGCGGCGGCAGCGGCGGTATTGCTTCAATTAACCGTGCGGCGATGCATGGCCAAAAATGCGCGCTGATTGAAGCCAAAGAGCTTGGCGGCACCTGTGTTAACGTCGGTTGCGTACCGAAAAAAGTGATGTGGCACGCGGCTCAGATCGCCGAAGCGATTCATCAGTACGGCCCCGATTATGGCTTTGATACCACGGTAAATCACTTCAGCTGGGAAACGCTGGTGAAAAACCGTACCGCCTATATCGACCGCATTCACACCTCTTACGATAACGTGCTGGGTAAAAACAACGTTGACGTGATCCGCGGCTTTGCCCGCTTTGTTGATGCCCACACTGTGGAAGTGAACGGCGAGCAGATTACCGCCGATCATATCCTGATTGCCACCGGTGGCCGCCCTTCACGTCCGACCATTCCGGGTGCCGAGCACGGCATCGATTCTGACGGTTTCTTTGAGCTGACGGCGCTGCCAAAACGCACCGCGGTGATCGGCGCAGGCTACATTGCGGTTGAACTGGCGGGCGTGGTCAATGCGCTGGGTTCCGAGACGCATCTGTTCGTCCGTAAACATGCGCCGCTGCGCAGCTTCGATCCGCTGATCGTGGAAACGCTGGTGGAAGTGATGAACGCCGAAGGCCCAACGCTGCACACAAACTCCACGCCAAAAGCGGTGGTGAAAAACAGCGACGGCAGCCTGACGCTGCAGCTGGAAGGTGGCCAGAACTTTACCGTTGATTGCCTGGTATGGGCCATTGGCCGCGAACCAATGACGGACAACCTGAACCTGGAAGCGTCCGGCGTGGCGGTGAACGAGAAAGGCTACATTAGCGTTGATAAGTATCAGAACACCAGCGTGCCGGGCATTTATGCCGTTGGCGATAACACCGGTGCCATTGAGCTAACGCCGGTCGCGGTCGCCGCCGGTCGCCGTCTCTCTGAGCGCCTGTTCAACAACAAGCCCGATGAGCATCTCGACTACAGCAACGTGCCCACCGTGGTCTTCAGCCATCCGCCAATCGGCACGGTGGGTCTGAGCGAACCGCAGGCGCGTGAACAGTATGGCGATGATGAGGTGAAGGTCTATAAATCTGCTTTTACCGCCATGTATACCGCGGTGACGCAGCATCGTCAGCCGTGCCGCATGAAGCTGGTGTGCGTCGGCAAAGAAGAGAAGATCGTCGGCATTCACGGCATCGGCTACGGCATGGATGAAATGCTGCAGGGCTTTGCCGTGGCGCTGAAAATGGGTGCGACCAAGCGCGATTTCGATAACACCGTGGCGATCCACCCCACCGGTGCGGAAGAGTTTGTCACCATGCGTTAA